One segment of Rosa chinensis cultivar Old Blush chromosome 6, RchiOBHm-V2, whole genome shotgun sequence DNA contains the following:
- the LOC112170502 gene encoding protein DETOXIFICATION 33: MGGVVDDTPLLVSNHSGHEDEKELGFIPKFRIESQKLWKIAGPAIFTALCQYSLGALTQTFTGFVGELELAAVSVENSVVAGLAFGVMLGMGSALETLCGQAYGAGQIRMLGVYMQRSWIILLTTSLFLVPIYVWSPPILELIGETDEISEAAGKFAIWMIPQLFAYALNFPIQKFLQAQRKVFVMAYISAAVLVLHAVFSWLLILKLGWGLTGAAITLNTSWWLIVIGQLLYIFITKSDGAWSGFSMLAFADLWGFVKLSLASAVMLCLEFWYLMVLVVITGRLADPLIPVDAISICMNIQGWDAMIALGFNAAISVRVSNELGAGNAKVAKFAVIVVSITSVSIGVVCMAIVLGTRDYFPYLFTSSEAVAEETTQLATLLGITVLLNSLQPVLSGVAVGAGWQSVVAYINIGCYYIVGLPAGILLGFTFAFGVEGIWSGMIGGICLQTIILIVVTSITNWNTEAEQAESRVLKWGGGRYGEH, encoded by the exons ATGGGGGGCGTAGTAGACGATACTCCACTTCTGGTAAGTAACCACAGCGGTCATGAAGACGAAAAGGAACTCGGGTTTATTCCCAAGTTTCGGATAGAGTCGCAGAAGCTATGGAAGATTGCTGGCCCTGCAATCTTTACCGCCTTATGTCAGTACTCGTTGGGTGCTCTGACTCAGACCTTCACCGGGTTCGTTGGGGAGCTCGAGCTCGCTGCCGTCTCCGTCGAGAACTCCGTCGTCGCTGGCCTTGCCTTCGGTGTCATG TTGGGAATGGGAAGTGCATTGGAGACGCTATGTGGGCAAGCATACGGTGCGGGACAAATCAGAATGTTGGGGGTGTACATGCAGAGATCATGGATTATTTTGCTGACCACATCTCTATTCTTGGTTCCGATATATGTTTGGTCTCCTCCCATTCTTGAGCTCATTGGTGAGACCGACGAGATATCTGAGGCCGCCG GAAAGTTTGCTATATGGATGATTCCACAATTGTTCGCCTACGCGCTCAACTTTCCCATACAGAAATTCTTACAAGCACAGAGGAAAGTGTTTGTGATGGCCTATATATCAGCTGCTGTGCTAGTTTTGCACGCCGTCTTCAGCTGGTTGCTAATTTTGAAGCTCGGGTGGGGATTGACTGGAGCCGCAATCACACTCAACACCTCATGGTGGCTCATTGTCATTGGCCAATTGTTGTACATCTTCATTACCAAGTCAGATGGTGCCTGGAGTGGCTTCTCCATGCTCGCTTTTGCCGACCTATGGGGCTTCGTTAAGCTTTCTCTAGCTTCTGCTGTGATGTTGTG TTTGGAATTCTGGTACCTGATGGTGCTTGTGGTTATAACCGGCCGGTTGGCGGACCCTTTGATCCCGGTTGATGCCATCTCTATTTG cATGAACATACAAGGATGGGATGCCATGATTGCACTTGGGTTTAATGCTGCAATCAGTGTGAGGGTGTCAAATGAACTTGGAGCTGGAAATGCCAAGGTAGCAAAATTTGCGGTGATAGTGGTTTCGATCACTTCTGTGTCTATAGGAGTTGTTTGCATGGCCATAGTTCTTGGAACAAGGGATTACTTCCCTTACCTATTCACCAGCAGTGAGGCTGTTGCTGAGGAAACTACCCAACTTGCAACCTTGCTTGGCATCACTGTGCTTCTTAACAGTCTTCAACCAGTCTTATCTG GTGTTGCTGTTGGAGCTGGATGGCAATCTGTTGTCGCGTACATCAACATTGGGTGTTACTATATTGTTGGATTGCCAGCTGGAATACTTCTGGGATTCACATTTGCTTTTGGTGTTGAG GGTATTTGGTCGGGAATGATCGGTGGCATTTGCTTGCAAACCATAATCTTGATAGTTGTCACTTCCATAACCAACTGGAACACAGAG GCTGAACAAGCCGAGAGCCGTGTCCTCAAGTGGGGAGGAGGAAGATATGGAGAGCACTAA
- the LOC112170503 gene encoding F-box/FBD/LRR-repeat protein At1g13570, with protein MKQRDPPKSHYKLDVELDRLSNLPCHIIDQILQHMPIKEAVRTSVLSTKWRYKSSALGHLVFDHQCVSGRNQTTFVNIVDHVLLLHTGPIHMFKLSNRDFLATSDIDRWILYLSRCSVKEFILEIWKGPRFTIPSCLFSLQEMTHLELFNCLLKPSLTFKGFRSLKSLDIQHVTLAQDVFEKLIVCCPLLERLTLMNFDGFTDLNIDAPNLQFFDVGGSFEDVNFVNTLNLTVVSIALYEHGPNQQRRSPRNSGNLVKVFAQLPHVQRLEIQSHFLKYLAAGVVSGKLPKPCLDLNFLSIRVYFSDWEEVLTAVFLLRSSPSLQELEILVRPDEQPAAGKTNFSVNDNCNGPFAQLRLVKISGISDIEIQVDFIRFLLSNSPMLEKMIVKPASVNWELVKKLLRFKRASANAEMIYLDP; from the exons ATG AAGCAAAGAGACCCACCCAAGTCCCATTACAAGTTGGATGTCGAGCTGGATAGGCTCAGCAATTTACCATGTCATATTATAGATCAGATTTTGCAACATATGCCTATAAAGGAGGCAGTGAGGACGAGTGTTTTGTCAACCAAATGGAGGTACAAATCATCTGCGCTCGGCCATCTTGTGTTTGATCATCAGTGTGTCTCTGGTCGAAACCAAACAACCTTTGTGAACATTGTTGATCATGTTCTCTTATTGCACACTGGTCCCATACACATGTTCAAGCTTTCAAATCGAGACTTTCTTGCTACTAGTGACATTGACCGCTGGATTCTTTATCTCTCAAGATGCTCTGTTAAAGAGTTCATACTTGAAATCTGGAAAGGGCCTCGCTTCACAATTCCTTCGTGTTTGTTTTCTCTACAAGAAATGACTCATCTGGAGCTATTTAATTGTTTACTAAAACCATCCTTGACATTCAAGGGCTTTAGGAGTTTGAAGAGCTTAGATATTCAGCATGTTACCTTGGCCCAAGATGTGTTTGAAAAGCTGATTGTTTGCTGTCCTCTGCTTGAGAGATTGACTTTGATGAACTTTGACGGTTTCACTGATCTCAACATTGATGCTCCGAATCTCCAATTCTTTGACGTCGGAGGTTCTTTTGAGGATGTTAATTTTGTGAATACCTTGAACCTTACTGTTGTTTCCATTGCTTTGTACGAGCATGGACCCAATCAACAAAGACGGTCTCCTCGTAATTCTGGCAATTTGGTCAAGGTTTTTGCTCAGCTACCTCATGTTCAGAGGCTTGAAATTCAGAGTCACTTTTTAAAG TATTTGGCTGCTGGTGTTGTGTCAGGAAAGCTGCCTAAACCATGTCTAGATCTGAATTTCCTTTCTATACGCGTTTACTTCAGTGATTGGGAGGAGGTTTTAACCGCTGTATTCCTTCTGCGAAGCTCCCCTTCACTGCAAGAACTAGAAATTTTG GTCCGCCCTGATGAACAGCCTGCTGCTGGAAAAACCAATTTTTCAGTAAATGACAACTGCAATGGCCCATTTGCCCAACTACGACTTGTGAAAATTAGCGGCATCTCCGATATCGAAATTCAGGTAGATTTTATCAGATTTCTGCTTTCTAATTCACCCATGCTTGAGAAGATGATTGTTAAGCCTGCTTCTGTCAATTGGGAGCTGGTAAAAAAGTTGCTTCGATTTAAGCGGGCCTCAGCCAATGCAGAGATGATTTACTTGGACCCATGA
- the LOC112172918 gene encoding type IV inositol polyphosphate 5-phosphatase 11, which translates to MGNSSSIKHSSEGGRLKHSKRKHNQLGVTCSAGYDHDYHEGIKSVRADNHVCDFSPYSDLCICVVTWNMNGQVSYEDLEEMVAGNNRKFDLLVIGLQEVPRKNISRLLQTALLDSHIFLGKATMQSIHLYIFGPKGSDFFLREMKIDKVSVGGCGGLIGRKKGAVGIRINYKGIPMVFISCHLSAHAHNVGKRNSEYKSVSESLFSKNLNPYASPPKIIVWLGDLNYRIQGIETDSVRKLINKDLHGLLTSNDQLLQEAERGEIFEGYHEGTITFKPTYKYDVGSSNYDTSYKVRVPSWTDRILFKTEEGIDEFHATLHSYESMDEIHSSDHKPVKAHICLKLNKPNPS; encoded by the exons ATGGGAAATTCCAGCTCCATTAAGCATAGCAGTGAAGG AGGAAGATTGAAGCACTCGAAGAGAAAGCACAACCAGCTGGGTGTAACTTGTTCTGCAGGTTATGATCATGATTATCATGAAGGAATAAAGAGTGTAAGAGCGGACAACCACGTTTGTGATTTCTCTCCATATTCGGATCTATGCATTTGCGTGGTTACTTGGAACATGAATGGTCAAGTGAGTTACGAAGATTTGGAGGAGATGGTTGCCGGGAACAACCGCAAGTTCGATCTTCTGGTTATCGGTCTGCAAGAAGTGCCCCGGAAAAATATTTCACGACTGTTGCAGACAGCGCTTCTTGACTCTCACAT CTTTTTAGGAAAAGCCACTATGCAATCAATACACCTGTATATCTTTGGGCCAAAGGGCTCAGATTTCTTCCTCAGAG AAATGAAGATCGATAAGGTTTCAGTAGGGGGATGTGGAGGGCTAATTGGGAGAAAGAAAGGAGCTGTGGGAATCCGCATCAACTATAAAGGCATTCCGATGGTCTTCATCTCTTGCCATCTCTCTG CTCATGCTCACAATGTGGGGAAGAGGAATTCAGAATACAAGAGCGTATCAGAATCtcttttttccaagaacttGAACCCTTATGCTTCACCTCCCAAAATCATTGTTTGGTTGGGAGATCTGAACTATAGAATACAAGGGATTGAAACTGATTCCGTACGAAAACTGATAAACAAAGATCTTCACGGA CTACTAACCAGCAATGACCAACTACTACAAGAGGCCGAAAGAGGAGAGATCTTCGAAGGATACCACGAGGGGACGATAACGTTCAAACCCACTTACAAATACGACGTTGGAAGTAGCAACTACGACACAAGTTATAAGGTGAGAGTGCCATCGTGGACCGATCGGATTCTGTTCAAGACGGAGGAAGGCATAGACGAGTTCCATGCGACACTACACTCTTACGAATCAATGGACGAAATTCACAGTTCAGATCATAAGCCAGTCAAAGCTCACATCTGTTTGAAACTAAACAAACCAAACCCATCATGA
- the LOC112172228 gene encoding protein DA1 isoform X1: MRVKKLIYYEHITLHIMGWLSKIFKGSSHKISEEHCHENDGGDPNTDGPSCSGDIWPENENEDIDRAIALSLLEENQKGKNVIDFDSQLEEDEQLARALQESLNVDSPPRYGNGNTHPPQYGGNPHPPQYGNGNTYPPEYGNGNTHPPRYGNGNGNGNTLPPRYENGNAYPPRYGNGHTYPPIPMYYPMGSRICAGCNAEIGFGRYLNCLNAFWHPECFRCRACNVPISDYEFSTSGNYPYHKSCYKESYHPKCDVCKHFIPTNPAGLIEYRAHPFWVQKYCPSHEHDNTPRCCSCERMEARDTAYINLNDGRKLCLECLDSAIMDTSECQPLYLDIQEFYEGLNMKVEQQVPLLLVEREALNEAREGERNGHYHMPETRGLCLSEEQTISTISRRPKFGAGNRATDMITEPYKLTRLCEVTAILILYGLPRLLTGSILAHEMMHAWLRLKGYRLSQDVEEGICQVIAHMWLDAELMSGSEGNSASTSSSSSSSNSSKKGTRSQFEKKIGEFFKHQIEVDISPVYGDGYRAGQQAVNKYGLRRTLDHIQMTGTFPY; encoded by the exons ATGCGCG TTAAAAAGTTAATATACTATGAGCACATAACATTACACATAATGGGTTGGCTTAGCAAGATTTTCAAAGGCTCCAGCCACAAAATATCAGAAGAGCATTGTCATGAGAACGATGGAGGGGATCCAAATACCGATGGTCCTTCTTGTTCAGGG GACATCTGGCCAGAAAATGAGAATGAAGATATAGACCGTGCTATTGCATTATCTCTTttagaagaaaatcagaaaggaAAAAATGTGATTG ATTTTGATTCTCAGttggaagaagatgaacaaCTTGCCAGAGCCTTACAAGAAAGTTTGAATGTGGACTCTCCTCCCCGATATGGAAATGGAAATACACATCCTCCTCAATATGGAGGAAATCCACATCCTCCTCAATATGGAAATGGAAATACATATCCTCCTGAATATGGGAATGGAAATACACATCCTCCCCGATatggaaatggaaatggaaatggaaatACACTTCCTCCTCGATATGAAAACGGAAATGCATATCCTCCTCGATATGGAAATGGACATACTTATCCACCTATCCCCATGTACTATCCAATGGGGTCCAG GATTTGTGCCGGTTGCAATGCTGAGATTGGTTTTGGACGATATTTGAATTGCCTGAATGCATTTTGGCATCCAGAATGCTTCCGGTGCCGTGCATGCAATGTACCGATTTCCGATTACGAG TTTTCTACATCTGGGAATTACCCTTACCACAAATCTTGCTATAAGGAGAGCTACCATCCAAAATGTGATGTTTGCAAGCACTTT ATTCCAACAAACCCTGCTGGTCTTATTGAATATAGGGCACATCcattttgggttcaaaaatATTGCCCATCTCATGAACATGATAATACTCCTCGGTGTTGCAGCTGTGAGCGAATGGAG GCACGGGACACAGCATATATAAATCTAAATGATGGTCGGAAGCTCTGTCTAGAGTGTTTGGACTCTGCAATCATGGATACCAGCGAATGCCAACCCCTATATCTTGATATACAGGAATTTTATGAAGGTTTGAATATGAAAGTGGAGCAGCAAGTTCCATTACTCTTGGTTGAAAGGGAAGCACTAAATGAAGCgagagaaggagaaagaaat GGCCATTATCACATGCCTGAGACCAGAGGGCTCTGCCTTTCTGAGGAACAGACTATTAGCACA ATTTCAAGGCGGCCAAAGTTTGGGGCAGGAAACCGAGCTACGGACATGATAACAGAGCCCTACAAACTAACTCGTCTCTGTGAGGTGACAGCAATTCTAATATTGTATGGTCTTCCAAG GTTGCTGACTGGGTCTATCCTAGCACAtgaaatgatgcatgcatggcTGCGGCTTAAAG GTTATCGACTCAGTCAAGATGTTGAAGAAGGTATCTGTCAGGTTATAGCTCACATGTGGCTAGATGCTGAGCTTATGTCTGGCTCAGAAGGGAATTCTGCATCTACATCATCATCGTCCTCCAGTTCCAATTCATCAAAGAAGGGTACACGATCTCAGTTTGAGAAGAAGATTGGTGAGTTCTTTAAGCACCAGATCGAAGTAGATATTTCCCCAGTATATGGAGACGGATATAGGGCTGGTCAACAGGCAGTGAATAAATACGGGCTTAGAAGGACCCTAGACCATATTCAAATGACAGGGACCTTTCCTTATTGA
- the LOC112172228 gene encoding protein DA1 isoform X2, producing the protein MGWLSKIFKGSSHKISEEHCHENDGGDPNTDGPSCSGDIWPENENEDIDRAIALSLLEENQKGKNVIDFDSQLEEDEQLARALQESLNVDSPPRYGNGNTHPPQYGGNPHPPQYGNGNTYPPEYGNGNTHPPRYGNGNGNGNTLPPRYENGNAYPPRYGNGHTYPPIPMYYPMGSRICAGCNAEIGFGRYLNCLNAFWHPECFRCRACNVPISDYEFSTSGNYPYHKSCYKESYHPKCDVCKHFIPTNPAGLIEYRAHPFWVQKYCPSHEHDNTPRCCSCERMEARDTAYINLNDGRKLCLECLDSAIMDTSECQPLYLDIQEFYEGLNMKVEQQVPLLLVEREALNEAREGERNGHYHMPETRGLCLSEEQTISTISRRPKFGAGNRATDMITEPYKLTRLCEVTAILILYGLPRLLTGSILAHEMMHAWLRLKGYRLSQDVEEGICQVIAHMWLDAELMSGSEGNSASTSSSSSSSNSSKKGTRSQFEKKIGEFFKHQIEVDISPVYGDGYRAGQQAVNKYGLRRTLDHIQMTGTFPY; encoded by the exons ATGGGTTGGCTTAGCAAGATTTTCAAAGGCTCCAGCCACAAAATATCAGAAGAGCATTGTCATGAGAACGATGGAGGGGATCCAAATACCGATGGTCCTTCTTGTTCAGGG GACATCTGGCCAGAAAATGAGAATGAAGATATAGACCGTGCTATTGCATTATCTCTTttagaagaaaatcagaaaggaAAAAATGTGATTG ATTTTGATTCTCAGttggaagaagatgaacaaCTTGCCAGAGCCTTACAAGAAAGTTTGAATGTGGACTCTCCTCCCCGATATGGAAATGGAAATACACATCCTCCTCAATATGGAGGAAATCCACATCCTCCTCAATATGGAAATGGAAATACATATCCTCCTGAATATGGGAATGGAAATACACATCCTCCCCGATatggaaatggaaatggaaatggaaatACACTTCCTCCTCGATATGAAAACGGAAATGCATATCCTCCTCGATATGGAAATGGACATACTTATCCACCTATCCCCATGTACTATCCAATGGGGTCCAG GATTTGTGCCGGTTGCAATGCTGAGATTGGTTTTGGACGATATTTGAATTGCCTGAATGCATTTTGGCATCCAGAATGCTTCCGGTGCCGTGCATGCAATGTACCGATTTCCGATTACGAG TTTTCTACATCTGGGAATTACCCTTACCACAAATCTTGCTATAAGGAGAGCTACCATCCAAAATGTGATGTTTGCAAGCACTTT ATTCCAACAAACCCTGCTGGTCTTATTGAATATAGGGCACATCcattttgggttcaaaaatATTGCCCATCTCATGAACATGATAATACTCCTCGGTGTTGCAGCTGTGAGCGAATGGAG GCACGGGACACAGCATATATAAATCTAAATGATGGTCGGAAGCTCTGTCTAGAGTGTTTGGACTCTGCAATCATGGATACCAGCGAATGCCAACCCCTATATCTTGATATACAGGAATTTTATGAAGGTTTGAATATGAAAGTGGAGCAGCAAGTTCCATTACTCTTGGTTGAAAGGGAAGCACTAAATGAAGCgagagaaggagaaagaaat GGCCATTATCACATGCCTGAGACCAGAGGGCTCTGCCTTTCTGAGGAACAGACTATTAGCACA ATTTCAAGGCGGCCAAAGTTTGGGGCAGGAAACCGAGCTACGGACATGATAACAGAGCCCTACAAACTAACTCGTCTCTGTGAGGTGACAGCAATTCTAATATTGTATGGTCTTCCAAG GTTGCTGACTGGGTCTATCCTAGCACAtgaaatgatgcatgcatggcTGCGGCTTAAAG GTTATCGACTCAGTCAAGATGTTGAAGAAGGTATCTGTCAGGTTATAGCTCACATGTGGCTAGATGCTGAGCTTATGTCTGGCTCAGAAGGGAATTCTGCATCTACATCATCATCGTCCTCCAGTTCCAATTCATCAAAGAAGGGTACACGATCTCAGTTTGAGAAGAAGATTGGTGAGTTCTTTAAGCACCAGATCGAAGTAGATATTTCCCCAGTATATGGAGACGGATATAGGGCTGGTCAACAGGCAGTGAATAAATACGGGCTTAGAAGGACCCTAGACCATATTCAAATGACAGGGACCTTTCCTTATTGA